The Coffea arabica cultivar ET-39 chromosome 8e, Coffea Arabica ET-39 HiFi, whole genome shotgun sequence genome window below encodes:
- the LOC140012773 gene encoding uncharacterized protein, producing MERIRSNTRMPTREIRQIVHEEYQTQISKWVASNAMKLALKMIQGSTEAQYKKIWEYCVELKKTYEGSTMEIMFTPFRGPRGNPKFMRLYCCLGPLKKRFKDGCRPIIGLDGCHLRCIYRGQLLTVIAIDPNNGWWPIAWAVVEREAIEQWTWFLKYLSENLEIENQCHYTFISDQQKVKKAPHPRHWCKAYFPTHVKSDMIVNNLCESFNAHIKDARDQPIITMLELIREYLIDRIQRRRAAMEKYKGSTGPLINEIVETRVKHSSQ from the exons ATGGAGAGAATTAGATCAAACACTCGCATGCCAACTCGGGAGATTAGGCAAATAGTGCATGAGGAGTACCAAACCCAAATTTCTAAATGGGTGGCATCTAATGCGATGAAATTGGCCCTCAAAATGATACAGGGGTCGACTGAAGCACAATACAAGAAAATTTGGGAGTATTGTGTTGAGCTAAAGAAGACATATGAAGGGAGTACAATGGAGATAATGTTTACTCCATTTAGAGGACCAAGGGGTAATCCTAAATTCATGAGGTTATACTGCTGTTTAGGACCACTGAAGAAGAGATTCAAGGATGGCTGTAGGCCAATAATAGGTCTGGATGGTTGCCATCTAAGGTGTATTTATAGAGGACAGTTACTAACTGTCATTGCTATAGACCCGAATAATGGATGGTGGCCTATTGCTTGGGCAGTTGTGGAGAGAGAAGCAATTGAGCAGTGGACTTGGTTTCTCAAATATCTAAGTGAGAACTTGGAAATCGAAAATCAGTGCCACTATACATTTATATCAGATCAGCAAAAG GTCAAGAAAGCTCCTCATCCTCGACATTGGTGCAAAGCATACTTTCCAACTCACGTCAAGAGTGATATGATAGTGAATAACTTATGCGAATCTTTCAATGCTCATATTAAAGATGCAAGGGACCAACCTATCATCACAATGTTGGAACTGATAAGGGAATATCTTATAGACAGGATCCAAAGAAGACGAGCTGCAATGGAGAAATACAAGGGCTCCACTGGACCTTTAATTAATGAAATTGTTGAGACTAGGGTCAAGCATTCAAGTCAGTAG